A single genomic interval of Spirosoma taeanense harbors:
- the purH gene encoding bifunctional phosphoribosylaminoimidazolecarboxamide formyltransferase/IMP cyclohydrolase yields the protein MSLKISSALISVYYKDGLEPLVRLLHEQNVKLYSTGGTQTFIEQLGIPVTPVEDLTGYPSIFGGRVKTLHPAVMGGILYRRELPEDLAQAERHRIPPIDLVVVDLYPFEETVASGASDEDVIEKIDIGGISLIRAAAKNYNDVLIVSSRSQYAEVVTLLNEKNGATDLADRRQYARKAFGVTSYYDTAIQAYFSSEADVVSGQQKEATGDIADFRKLPANHLRYGENPHQQATFYGDLDAMFEKLHGKELSYNNLVDVDACVNLIDEFRNANGAAFAIIKHTNACGIATASSGKEAYLNALACDPVSAFGGVVITNTPVNLETAEELNKLFMEILIAPDYAPEALDVLKSKKNRILLKRKAVALPSVMFKTILNGVLEQDKDDQTETADQFKTATIKEPSASELRALEFALKVCKHTKSNTIVLAKENQLLASGVGQTSRVDALRQAIEKANSFGFDLKGAVMASDAFFPFPDCVEIADQAGITAVVQPGGSIRDQDSIDYCNQHGLSMVTTGVRHFKH from the coding sequence ATGTCGCTTAAGATCTCCTCCGCGCTAATTTCTGTCTATTATAAAGATGGCCTTGAACCCCTGGTTCGGCTGCTGCACGAGCAGAATGTTAAACTCTACTCCACAGGTGGCACCCAGACGTTCATTGAACAGCTTGGTATTCCCGTTACGCCCGTCGAAGATCTGACCGGCTACCCGTCCATCTTCGGCGGGCGGGTTAAAACGCTGCATCCGGCCGTAATGGGTGGTATTCTGTACCGGCGCGAATTGCCGGAAGACCTTGCGCAGGCCGAGCGGCACCGGATTCCACCGATTGATCTGGTTGTGGTCGATCTGTATCCTTTCGAAGAAACGGTTGCGTCGGGCGCGTCGGACGAGGATGTCATCGAAAAAATTGATATCGGCGGAATCTCGCTCATCCGGGCGGCTGCCAAAAACTACAACGACGTGCTGATCGTGTCGTCGCGCAGTCAATACGCCGAGGTGGTAACGCTCCTGAACGAGAAAAACGGCGCGACCGATCTGGCCGATCGTCGGCAGTATGCCCGGAAGGCTTTCGGCGTTACGTCGTACTACGATACCGCCATTCAGGCCTATTTCAGTTCGGAGGCTGATGTGGTTTCGGGCCAGCAGAAGGAGGCCACCGGCGACATTGCCGATTTCAGGAAGTTACCCGCCAATCATCTTCGCTACGGCGAAAACCCGCACCAGCAGGCAACCTTCTACGGCGATCTGGACGCCATGTTCGAGAAGCTGCACGGCAAGGAGCTTTCGTACAACAACCTGGTTGACGTAGATGCCTGCGTAAACCTGATTGATGAATTCAGAAACGCTAACGGGGCGGCCTTTGCCATCATCAAGCATACAAACGCCTGCGGAATTGCGACTGCTTCGAGCGGTAAAGAAGCATACCTCAACGCGCTGGCCTGCGATCCGGTTTCAGCTTTCGGGGGCGTTGTGATTACCAATACGCCAGTCAATCTGGAAACGGCCGAAGAGCTGAATAAGCTGTTCATGGAAATTCTCATTGCGCCCGATTACGCGCCCGAGGCCCTGGACGTACTGAAATCGAAGAAGAATCGTATCCTGCTGAAACGTAAAGCAGTTGCTCTACCATCGGTGATGTTCAAAACAATCCTGAACGGCGTTCTGGAGCAGGATAAAGATGACCAGACCGAAACCGCCGATCAGTTTAAAACGGCAACGATCAAAGAACCATCGGCGAGCGAGCTGCGGGCGCTGGAGTTTGCCCTAAAAGTGTGTAAGCATACCAAATCGAATACAATCGTGCTGGCCAAAGAAAATCAGTTGCTGGCCAGTGGCGTCGGGCAGACCTCCCGCGTCGATGCGCTGCGGCAGGCCATTGAAAAAGCCAACTCGTTCGGGTTTGATCTGAAAGGAGCGGTTATGGCGTCGGATGCATTCTTCCCGTTTCCCGACTGCGTTGAAATTGCTGATCAGGCAGGAATTACGGCGGTCGTTCAGCCCGGCGGCTCGATTCGCGACCAGGATTCGATCGACTACTGCAACCAGCACGGTCTATCCATGGTCACCACGGGCGTGCGGCACTTCAAACACTAA
- a CDS encoding alpha/beta hydrolase — protein sequence MLRIVLIHGYLEDPTIFDQLVPLIGPASFVHIDLADEFARWAPSDTINVQQLAQRLISQYRITAEDVIIGHSMGGWVAMHIKQLTNATTIQLASWTNQKKIYLPLKNLRLLKFMLDTRLTQNSVTNGMLKKLYPFKESFGLFCTLLDNSLRMSRLYIYQQFQTLFAKAPPLTVQPDLRIHARRDNIVLPPDEPFIEVPGDHFSLVFHAEAVAEPIRTLLGNRPTTAIA from the coding sequence ATGCTTCGCATCGTTCTTATCCACGGCTACCTCGAAGACCCGACTATTTTTGACCAGTTGGTGCCGCTGATTGGCCCGGCCAGTTTTGTGCACATTGATCTGGCCGACGAATTTGCCCGTTGGGCGCCGTCAGATACGATCAACGTACAGCAGCTGGCTCAGCGCCTAATTAGCCAGTACAGGATTACGGCCGAAGATGTGATTATTGGGCACTCGATGGGCGGCTGGGTTGCCATGCACATCAAACAACTGACGAACGCCACGACTATTCAGCTGGCTTCGTGGACGAATCAGAAGAAGATTTATTTGCCTCTGAAAAACCTTCGTCTCCTGAAGTTCATGCTCGATACGAGGCTTACGCAGAACAGCGTAACAAACGGTATGTTGAAGAAACTGTACCCGTTTAAAGAGTCGTTTGGCTTATTCTGCACGCTCCTAGACAACTCGCTTCGCATGAGCCGGCTGTATATCTATCAGCAGTTTCAGACGCTATTCGCGAAGGCTCCTCCGCTGACGGTTCAGCCCGACCTACGGATTCACGCCCGTCGGGATAACATCGTTTTACCACCTGACGAACCTTTCATTGAGGTACCCGGCGATCACTTCAGCCTCGTTTTTCACGCCGAAGCCGTGGCCGAACCAATTCGTACGCTGTTAGGCAACCGACCGACAACGGCCATCGCCTGA
- a CDS encoding DUF1553 domain-containing protein yields the protein MKTQWVILGAVSMTVALTLSSFLGIFDSRVDYNTQIKPLLNKNCIVCHGGVKKASGFSLLFKHEALAPAKSGKPAIIPGDADASEMIRRLTLSDPDERMPLDHPPLKPDEIELLRNWIDQGAEWGDHWAYQPVVKPELPKLGTFWSRLGLTQNEEAGWVRNEIDYFILDKLKHEGLKPSPEADRATLIRRVSLDLTGLPPTQEAVTAFVQDKAPDAYEKVVDQLLTSPAYGERWTGMWLDLARYADTKGYERDPGRKIWRYRDWLINAFNDDKPFDQFTVEQIAGDLLPNADDNQLIATGFHRNTMTNDEGGTQDEEFRVAAVLDRVNTTWDVWQGTTFSCVQCHSHPYDPFTHDEYYKYLAFFNNSRDEDVTSDTPTLRFYKPADSLKLVALQQFISTAERNAARAKAQTDYFTKLARTIEPKINSHDFDKYINASLLDAKYFGAQDKGSARIKNVTLTNRPRLLIAWGTNATNAVVTLRQDKPDGPVLATIPVPKTGNSWNDTIQMIPLPSVQGRHDLYLSLNSPKTPKEWVMVKWVSFQPILPGQPLSTLGEQDKLLLDVLNAEAEQTPIMLDSSDDLARPTHVFQRGNWMVKGQRVSPDVPKSFPQMNPKLPRNRLGLARWMVSREHPLTARVAVNRFWEQLFGTGIVETVEDMGTQGIPPTHRELLDYLAVDFMETDRWSIKALLKKIVLSATYRQQSTASPELLAKDPFNKLLARGPRVRLSAEAVHDQALAVSKLLSTKMHGPSVMPVQPEGIWQSPYDGETWKQSVGEDLHRRALYTYWKRTAPYPSMVTFDSPSREFCQLRRLRTNTPLQALVTLNDPVYVEAAQQLACYMAAQGRSPEAQIQAGFRQVMLRELAPKKLAVLTRLYRTTEQYYRSKPDEAKKLLTLADATPQQAALTVTANTILNLDEVITKE from the coding sequence ATGAAAACGCAGTGGGTTATTCTGGGCGCAGTCAGTATGACGGTGGCGTTAACGCTTTCGTCGTTTCTCGGCATTTTCGACAGCCGGGTGGATTACAATACCCAGATAAAACCGCTGCTCAACAAGAACTGCATTGTCTGCCACGGTGGCGTAAAAAAAGCGTCGGGTTTTTCGCTGCTGTTCAAACACGAAGCGCTGGCCCCGGCGAAATCCGGTAAACCAGCCATCATTCCCGGTGATGCCGACGCCAGCGAGATGATTCGCCGATTGACGCTGAGCGACCCCGATGAGCGGATGCCGCTCGATCACCCACCGCTCAAACCCGACGAAATTGAGCTTCTGCGCAACTGGATCGATCAGGGTGCCGAATGGGGCGACCATTGGGCGTATCAGCCCGTCGTAAAGCCTGAGTTACCCAAACTCGGAACGTTCTGGAGTCGGCTGGGTCTCACGCAAAATGAAGAAGCTGGCTGGGTCAGGAACGAGATCGACTACTTCATTCTTGACAAACTAAAGCATGAGGGTTTAAAGCCCTCTCCGGAAGCCGACCGGGCCACGCTCATTCGGCGGGTATCGCTTGATTTGACCGGCCTGCCGCCCACACAGGAAGCGGTGACGGCTTTTGTTCAGGACAAAGCGCCGGATGCTTACGAAAAAGTGGTTGACCAACTGCTTACATCACCCGCTTACGGCGAACGCTGGACGGGAATGTGGCTCGATCTGGCCCGCTACGCCGACACCAAAGGCTATGAACGCGACCCCGGCCGCAAAATCTGGCGTTACCGCGACTGGCTCATTAACGCCTTTAACGACGATAAGCCCTTCGACCAGTTTACCGTGGAACAGATTGCGGGTGATCTGCTGCCTAATGCTGACGACAATCAACTGATTGCAACCGGATTTCACCGGAATACAATGACGAACGATGAGGGCGGTACGCAGGATGAAGAGTTTCGGGTGGCGGCCGTTCTGGACCGGGTCAACACGACCTGGGATGTCTGGCAGGGTACTACCTTTTCGTGCGTGCAGTGCCATAGCCATCCTTACGATCCGTTTACGCACGACGAGTACTACAAATACCTGGCCTTTTTCAACAACAGCCGCGACGAAGACGTAACGAGCGACACCCCGACCCTCCGGTTCTATAAACCTGCCGACTCGCTGAAACTGGTGGCGTTACAGCAGTTTATTTCAACCGCCGAACGTAACGCGGCTCGGGCAAAGGCGCAGACCGACTATTTTACCAAGCTGGCCCGAACCATTGAACCGAAGATCAACTCCCACGACTTTGACAAGTACATCAACGCGTCGCTGCTCGACGCCAAGTACTTCGGTGCGCAGGATAAAGGCTCGGCCCGCATCAAAAATGTTACGCTGACAAACCGACCCCGGCTTTTGATTGCCTGGGGTACGAATGCTACCAACGCTGTCGTTACCCTCCGTCAGGATAAACCCGATGGGCCGGTTCTGGCTACAATTCCGGTGCCTAAAACTGGTAACAGCTGGAACGATACGATCCAGATGATTCCGCTGCCCTCTGTGCAGGGCCGCCATGACCTATATCTCTCGCTCAACAGCCCAAAAACGCCTAAAGAGTGGGTCATGGTCAAATGGGTATCCTTCCAGCCAATTCTACCTGGTCAGCCACTTAGCACCCTGGGTGAGCAGGATAAACTGCTTCTGGACGTACTGAACGCTGAAGCGGAACAAACGCCTATCATGCTCGACAGCTCCGATGACCTTGCCCGGCCAACCCATGTGTTTCAGCGCGGGAACTGGATGGTCAAAGGCCAGCGGGTGTCTCCCGACGTACCCAAGTCGTTTCCTCAGATGAACCCCAAATTACCCAGAAACCGGCTCGGTCTGGCCCGCTGGATGGTCAGTCGGGAGCATCCGTTAACGGCGCGCGTAGCGGTAAACCGATTCTGGGAGCAGCTCTTCGGGACAGGCATCGTCGAAACCGTGGAGGACATGGGCACGCAGGGCATTCCGCCAACCCACCGCGAACTGCTGGATTATCTGGCGGTTGACTTTATGGAAACGGATCGCTGGAGCATTAAGGCGCTGCTGAAAAAGATCGTTCTGTCGGCAACGTACCGGCAGCAGTCCACGGCCTCGCCCGAGTTGCTGGCGAAAGACCCGTTCAACAAATTGCTCGCCCGCGGGCCACGCGTTCGGCTATCCGCCGAGGCTGTACACGATCAGGCGCTGGCCGTAAGTAAGCTGCTGAGTACAAAAATGCATGGCCCTAGCGTAATGCCCGTTCAGCCTGAAGGCATCTGGCAGTCGCCCTACGACGGCGAAACCTGGAAACAGAGCGTTGGCGAAGACTTGCATCGACGCGCCCTGTACACGTATTGGAAGCGCACGGCCCCCTACCCGTCGATGGTAACGTTTGACAGCCCCAGCCGCGAGTTCTGTCAGTTACGTCGGCTGCGCACAAACACGCCCCTGCAGGCCTTGGTAACGTTGAATGATCCAGTCTATGTTGAAGCGGCCCAGCAACTGGCCTGCTATATGGCTGCTCAGGGCCGCTCGCCCGAAGCGCAGATTCAGGCCGGTTTCCGGCAGGTGATGCTGCGCGAACTGGCCCCGAAGAAATTAGCCGTGCTGACCAGGCTGTATCGTACAACCGAGCAGTATTACCGGAGCAAGCCAGATGAAGCGAAAAAGCTCCTGACCCTGGCCGATGCAACCCCTCAGCAGGCCGCACTGACCGTAACGGCCAATACTATACTGAATCTGGACGAAGTGATTACCAAAGAATAG
- a CDS encoding DUF4249 domain-containing protein has protein sequence MNRFSIYLLFSGLVLSLLLTGCETVIDAKLDTGPTQLSVDGTLTDLPGPQSIRLTQTAAYLDNGTPPPAIGATVQVRNNNGRNFSFTDPDNDGYYVWQPTGKDTLGRIGQTYNLNITFQGETYRATSRMNRVPVVDSLVFSKQKINPLSSTEGYQAEFFARDLPGATDYYRIRYYRNGTLQNKPRDIITVKDGSFPGSADTDGLVFIRPFRQSVNPDSLYNLNDTVKVEIMSLTPEAFEFWQQLQNQITNGGLFATPPANVPTNIINTNGNGRRATGFFIASAVRGRTARVAGENLRTK, from the coding sequence ATGAACCGATTTTCGATATACCTGCTTTTCTCAGGGCTTGTTCTAAGTCTGCTGCTGACAGGCTGTGAGACAGTCATTGATGCTAAACTCGATACCGGGCCTACACAACTGTCGGTCGATGGCACCCTGACCGATCTGCCCGGCCCACAATCGATCCGGCTCACGCAAACGGCAGCCTACCTTGACAACGGCACACCGCCACCGGCTATCGGTGCCACCGTGCAGGTGAGGAACAATAACGGCCGAAACTTTTCATTCACCGATCCCGATAACGATGGCTATTACGTCTGGCAGCCAACCGGTAAAGACACGCTCGGCCGTATTGGGCAGACGTACAACCTGAATATTACCTTTCAGGGCGAAACCTACCGCGCTACCAGCCGGATGAATCGGGTACCAGTGGTGGATTCGCTGGTGTTCAGCAAACAAAAGATCAATCCCTTATCATCAACGGAGGGGTATCAGGCTGAGTTTTTTGCCCGCGATCTGCCCGGCGCTACGGATTACTACCGGATTCGGTACTACCGGAATGGCACGCTGCAGAACAAACCCCGCGATATTATTACGGTGAAAGATGGGTCGTTTCCCGGTAGCGCCGATACCGATGGGCTGGTATTTATTCGTCCGTTCCGGCAGTCAGTCAACCCTGACAGTCTCTATAATCTTAATGATACGGTGAAGGTAGAAATCATGTCGCTGACCCCCGAAGCTTTCGAATTCTGGCAGCAGCTACAGAACCAGATTACCAACGGCGGATTGTTTGCTACGCCCCCGGCTAATGTACCCACCAACATTATCAACACGAATGGAAACGGACGTCGGGCAACGGGCTTCTTTATTGCCTCGGCCGTACGTGGCCGAACGGCGCGGGTGGCCGGTGAGAATCTACGGACAAAATAA
- a CDS encoding polysaccharide biosynthesis C-terminal domain-containing protein, which produces MSTFKKLASDTALYGISTILGRMLNYVLVPIQTYAFARPKELSSNVEFYSYIALLLVIYTLGLETAFFRFSARKPETTAVVFSNTLSMVIVITTVATVLLLWFAPEIAVWLNYPNQATFIRWSALIVAIDAVMAIPFARLRVENKARQFVVARMLNIAIVVALNVLFLIVCPDILNGKYLSALQPLVRSVYDPSIGPGYIFLANLLGNLCYFVLLRGAFRGFRFRLNWGDIRILYVYAFPIMLTGLANVVNNLTDRLFLRHYLPDDFYPGLTNEDALGIYGNCFKLSVFMALVTTSFRLAADPFFFTRAEDKNAPDLLARVTKWFTIVCVFIWVGVSLNLDILGKIMLAPAYRRGLDVVPLLLLGNLFLGVYQNIAFWFKLTDKTKFGTLITGIGAAITILGNILLIPVMGYMGCAVAFLTSSFVMMAICYGLGRKYYPVPYEVGSAVAYVLGAGLLIYASLWIDIPNLWMAVPFHLVLFGLFTAVIIFLERDSLQPLIARFRQRKPAPAGPTELK; this is translated from the coding sequence ATGAGTACATTTAAAAAACTAGCCAGCGATACGGCCCTGTACGGCATCAGCACTATCCTGGGCCGGATGCTGAATTACGTGCTGGTCCCGATCCAGACGTATGCGTTCGCGAGACCGAAAGAGCTGTCGTCCAACGTTGAGTTTTACAGTTATATCGCCTTACTGCTGGTGATTTACACGCTGGGGCTGGAAACGGCTTTTTTCCGGTTTTCGGCCCGCAAGCCCGAAACCACGGCCGTCGTTTTCAGCAACACGCTGAGTATGGTAATCGTCATTACGACCGTAGCGACAGTTCTGCTGCTCTGGTTCGCCCCCGAAATTGCGGTCTGGCTCAATTACCCGAATCAGGCTACGTTTATTCGCTGGTCGGCGCTGATAGTGGCAATTGACGCCGTCATGGCCATTCCGTTTGCGCGGCTGCGGGTTGAGAATAAAGCCAGGCAGTTCGTCGTGGCCCGGATGCTCAACATTGCTATTGTTGTCGCCCTGAACGTCCTGTTTCTCATTGTTTGCCCAGACATTCTCAATGGAAAATATCTGTCGGCCCTGCAACCGCTGGTGCGTTCTGTTTACGACCCCTCCATAGGCCCCGGCTATATTTTCCTGGCTAACCTGCTGGGTAATCTCTGCTATTTTGTTCTGCTGCGCGGGGCCTTCCGGGGCTTTCGGTTCCGGCTCAACTGGGGCGACATTCGCATCCTGTATGTTTACGCCTTTCCGATTATGCTGACGGGCCTGGCGAACGTAGTCAATAACCTGACCGACCGCCTGTTCCTGCGCCATTACCTACCCGACGATTTTTATCCGGGCCTGACGAACGAAGATGCCCTGGGTATTTACGGTAACTGTTTCAAGTTATCGGTTTTTATGGCGCTGGTGACGACCTCCTTCCGACTGGCCGCTGATCCGTTTTTTTTCACCCGCGCCGAAGATAAGAACGCACCCGATCTGCTGGCCCGCGTAACAAAGTGGTTCACCATCGTTTGCGTGTTTATCTGGGTGGGCGTGAGCCTGAACTTAGATATTCTGGGTAAAATCATGCTGGCCCCAGCCTATCGACGAGGACTGGACGTAGTGCCACTCCTGCTACTGGGCAATCTGTTCCTGGGCGTTTACCAGAACATTGCCTTCTGGTTCAAGCTCACCGACAAAACCAAGTTTGGTACGCTCATCACCGGCATTGGAGCGGCCATTACGATTCTGGGGAACATCCTGCTAATTCCGGTCATGGGCTATATGGGCTGCGCTGTAGCGTTTCTGACGTCCAGCTTTGTGATGATGGCAATTTGCTACGGGCTGGGCCGTAAATATTACCCGGTTCCGTATGAAGTTGGGTCGGCGGTTGCTTATGTCCTGGGAGCGGGACTGCTGATTTACGCATCCCTGTGGATCGATATTCCTAACCTCTGGATGGCAGTGCCTTTCCATCTGGTGCTGTTCGGGCTGTTTACGGCCGTGATTATCTTTCTGGAGCGCGACAGTCTGCAACCGCTGATCGCGCGCTTCCGCCAACGCAAACCGGCTCCGGCCGGGCCAACAGAGCTTAAGTAA
- a CDS encoding lysophospholipid acyltransferase family protein → MRLLYSIWCAFYIVALYLVLFPFQFVFLQREEWKPLAHKVNRVWGFLYFWGIGMPVRVEHRFRPDPKQAYVFCANHFSYLDIAVMGVVVRNYYAFVGKSEVKKIPLLGYMFAKLHVQVDRSQPNSRAYSLAKSIRLLASGRSIMIFPEGGIRAKHPPKMHHPFKDGAFIMAVQQQVPIVPITLLDDHRILPDKKKLRMHWGPLRAVIHEPIETTGMTPNDIEWLKEETYRIIDQELMKGAAVTA, encoded by the coding sequence ATGCGACTACTTTATTCCATCTGGTGCGCCTTTTACATTGTGGCCTTGTATCTGGTCCTGTTTCCGTTTCAGTTTGTGTTTCTGCAGCGCGAGGAATGGAAGCCACTGGCGCACAAAGTCAATCGGGTTTGGGGCTTCCTGTATTTCTGGGGAATTGGTATGCCCGTGCGGGTCGAACATCGGTTCCGGCCCGACCCGAAGCAGGCGTATGTATTCTGCGCCAATCATTTTTCATATCTGGATATTGCCGTAATGGGCGTAGTAGTTCGGAACTATTACGCGTTTGTTGGTAAGAGCGAGGTAAAAAAGATTCCCTTGCTGGGCTATATGTTCGCCAAGCTTCATGTGCAGGTCGATCGGTCGCAGCCGAACAGCCGCGCCTACTCGCTGGCTAAATCTATCCGGCTGCTGGCATCCGGCCGCAGCATCATGATTTTTCCGGAAGGTGGCATCCGGGCCAAACATCCACCCAAAATGCACCATCCATTCAAGGACGGCGCCTTCATTATGGCCGTTCAGCAGCAGGTTCCAATTGTGCCCATAACGCTACTGGACGATCACCGGATTCTACCGGACAAGAAAAAGCTACGGATGCATTGGGGGCCGCTTCGGGCGGTAATTCATGAACCGATTGAAACGACGGGCATGACCCCCAACGACATTGAATGGCTGAAGGAGGAAACGTATCGCATCATTGATCAGGAATTGATGAAGGGAGCGGCCGTTACGGCCTAA
- a CDS encoding DUF1501 domain-containing protein: MNKLLQELQQAAAERETRRHFLHTCSTGVGALALSSILGSCGFLNKDEHTAAVGNALQSGEPTAPHPSQYIPKAKRIIYIHMAGSPSQLELFDYKPELAKYNGKDCPQELLEGKKFAFIRGVPKMLGPQGKFAQHGQSGAWVSDYLPHLQGVVDDLTFLKAMHTDQFNHAPAQLLMHTGSARLGRPSMGSWVTYGLGTENDNLPGYIVLASGGKQPDAGKSIWGSGFLPTVYQGVQCRTDGDPVLYASDPAGITRDVRKQTIDAISEINQQQYNDVKDPEILTRIAQYELAFRMQMSVPDAMDIKSEPQYILDSYGVDPNKGSFARNCLLARRLVERGVRFVQLFDWGWDSHGTSEDGAIEIGLKNKCKESDQAVAALLNDLKQRGLLDETLVVWGGEFGRTPMQENRDGQVLPFMGRDHHLEAFTVWMAGGGVKKGFSYGETDDIGYYGVKDKVHVHDLQATILHLLGFDHTKLTYQFQGRPFRLTDVAGKIVKPILA; the protein is encoded by the coding sequence ATGAACAAGCTCCTGCAAGAACTCCAACAGGCTGCCGCCGAGCGCGAAACCCGGCGTCACTTTTTGCATACCTGCTCAACGGGCGTTGGTGCACTGGCCCTTAGCTCAATTCTGGGCAGCTGCGGTTTCCTGAATAAAGACGAACATACGGCTGCCGTTGGTAACGCCCTACAGTCGGGTGAGCCGACCGCTCCGCATCCGTCGCAGTATATTCCCAAGGCTAAACGGATCATTTATATTCACATGGCCGGGTCGCCCAGCCAGCTGGAATTGTTTGATTACAAGCCCGAGCTGGCTAAATACAACGGTAAAGACTGCCCGCAGGAATTGCTCGAAGGCAAGAAATTCGCCTTTATCCGGGGCGTCCCGAAAATGCTCGGACCGCAGGGCAAGTTCGCGCAGCACGGCCAGTCGGGCGCTTGGGTGTCTGATTACCTGCCGCATCTGCAGGGCGTCGTGGACGACCTTACGTTCCTCAAAGCCATGCATACCGACCAGTTCAACCATGCCCCTGCTCAACTGCTCATGCACACTGGCAGCGCCCGACTAGGTCGGCCGAGTATGGGCTCCTGGGTAACGTATGGCTTAGGAACGGAAAACGATAACCTGCCGGGCTATATCGTGCTGGCGTCGGGCGGCAAACAACCCGATGCAGGAAAATCAATCTGGGGCAGCGGGTTCCTGCCGACGGTGTATCAGGGTGTCCAGTGCCGTACCGACGGCGATCCGGTTCTGTACGCATCGGACCCGGCCGGTATCACCCGCGACGTTCGGAAGCAAACCATCGACGCGATCAGCGAAATCAATCAGCAGCAGTACAACGACGTTAAAGACCCCGAAATTCTGACCCGAATCGCTCAGTACGAACTGGCCTTCCGGATGCAGATGTCCGTACCGGATGCGATGGACATTAAGAGTGAGCCGCAATACATCTTGGACAGCTATGGTGTTGACCCGAACAAGGGCTCCTTTGCCCGAAACTGCCTGCTGGCTCGTCGGCTGGTTGAGCGTGGTGTCCGGTTCGTGCAGCTTTTCGACTGGGGTTGGGATTCTCACGGAACCAGTGAAGATGGTGCCATTGAAATAGGTCTGAAGAACAAATGCAAAGAGTCGGACCAGGCCGTAGCGGCATTGCTGAACGATCTGAAGCAACGGGGCCTGCTGGACGAAACGCTGGTGGTCTGGGGCGGGGAGTTCGGCCGGACGCCAATGCAGGAAAACCGTGATGGGCAGGTGCTGCCCTTTATGGGCCGCGATCATCACCTGGAAGCCTTTACGGTCTGGATGGCAGGCGGGGGCGTAAAGAAAGGGTTTTCCTACGGCGAAACTGACGACATTGGCTACTATGGCGTGAAAGACAAAGTTCACGTTCACGACCTGCAGGCCACGATTCTACACCTGCTCGGGTTCGATCATACGAAGCTAACCTACCAGTTTCAGGGGCGGCCGTTCCGGTTAACCGACGTAGCGGGCAAGATCGTAAAGCCTATTTTGGCCTAA
- the gatC gene encoding Asp-tRNA(Asn)/Glu-tRNA(Gln) amidotransferase subunit GatC — protein sequence MKVDQETLHKIAHLARLEVQPEEEAELLASLNGVLTWMEQLNEVDTTGVEPLTHISDETNMLRDDVVGQHLPRKQALANAPQHDEQFFEVPKVLE from the coding sequence ATGAAAGTCGATCAGGAAACTCTCCATAAAATCGCTCATCTGGCCCGGCTGGAAGTTCAGCCGGAAGAAGAAGCCGAACTGCTCGCCAGCCTCAATGGTGTGCTGACGTGGATGGAACAGCTCAACGAGGTTGATACAACGGGTGTTGAGCCGCTGACGCATATTTCGGACGAGACGAATATGCTGCGCGATGACGTAGTTGGTCAGCACCTGCCCCGCAAACAGGCCCTGGCGAATGCTCCTCAGCACGATGAGCAATTTTTTGAAGTCCCTAAAGTTCTGGAATAA